A genomic window from Glycine soja cultivar W05 chromosome 10, ASM419377v2, whole genome shotgun sequence includes:
- the LOC114372377 gene encoding myosin-11-like isoform X2 has protein sequence MFRLHKHRAEKSGDKIEFRISHLKALQVPKGWDKLYVSVVSVENGKTIAKSSKVSVRNGGCQWSDNFSESISISRDNSSKEIDDCDLKLIVAMGSSRSGILGEATVSLTSYMSSGAAIPLSIPLNKCNHGTVLHVTVQCLTPRTKLRDQESSETKFHLKAINESNYDLSVKSNESDCSNVQSVESSSVEDFDSILSPGEIETMATSFSGSVSNCSHNSTEGSTGRGNISPSISDGQSPTARQDSTSSQKSVSHHNYPVNDTSQPNNSSFNSQNMQHIGALSSKKTNASNNRLEAAGDTSEELRAEAKMWEMNARKLMGDLDMLRTEFSDQSKKLAGIEMDLSATQVERDGLKKEVEQLKLSFEDPVVRQKALEDSVSQVEGIPEIENALKEELKFEKESNANLSLQLKKSQEANIELVSVLQELEETIEQQKVEIENLSSLPLKFSDLDKSFQQSIEGNKHLMQQLEQLEESKKSLLVKVQELEGTLEDKMRGTEHAKIQNNRTLSDIEMEYESKLSAKDKEISSLKAKLFDSIPESCNNVETVSRNLGDTDLLREIEALKEKVRELEMDCNELTDENLELVFKLKEAKKNSKDGGASEDLLSDKLKDQSSTSLGSEVSNNLFRIFHSEDMVQAKKDIKISNDDHFSIQELETSKLALEVRITDLNKELTNKTSVIGNLEANLSHKEKEIGVLQKLLSELEANVYHLEQEKSQLEKHMDTLIKENKHELELHILDIEQEKQQLSIRVSVLEAQLRDLTNEQEFRLSELENSRSQAARLQEKIMEMQSEIDSSTEDLKQKLMVAKIHWSEAQEECEYLRGANQKLQITIEDLAEECSSFEKLNGDLKQQNLKLEGYCSHMEARLRESDERFSKCSEGVELLEKKFDLKLEDIASKEKHLTSDLDGFFYENRKHMEQAQVLLNQMQMEMMVETQNLELEVEKLSLKLSAAHDEKERIASNAMLEVSTLRADKAKLESAFEEAQSKVSLAKKEVDMIQSQYEQKLEDLTTQLAEYKIKMEMLMTEHEKLLKLVEDYKSRELKFKSTINALELKLTVTEYERQQVMDESGILKVQLQQTHQFENEIIALKNELDASNSEKERLEASLCLTSELCEDLKAEKISSGLKILALEQAASELEDCKKTRASLEEKLLQLENDLKAKETRCAQDTELSHSKRINRQHQQTIQLLEQEKAEFQTKAQVLEEELKLIKEQKRNQVSKLNRKILPVHDDLKASKNPVVKNTIQYRSNRRKSLKNDREVMKDQQDPGYSIKHQSEVETELGLLDENVHAVEVDPLPKTQLVENELAKEKEVKNIYEVQFDRSPSQDRNNQANGPVKPMAEELVTKEKFERTKSMLEAELRDIQERYFHMSLKYAEVEAEREELVMKLKATRKKGWLS, from the exons aTGTTTAGGTTGCATAAGCACAGGGCGGAGAAGTCAGGGGACAAAATCGAGTTCAGAATCTCTCATCTCAAGGCGCTTCAG GTACCCAAAGGGTGGGACAAGCTGTATGTTTCTGTTGTCTCAGTAGAAAATGGTAAAACTATTGCAAAGTCGAGCAAAGTGTCAGTGCGTAATGGAGGTTGTCAATGGTCAGATAACTTTTCAGAATCTATATCGATTTCAAGAGATAATTCTTCCAAGGAGATTGATGATTGTGACCTCAAGCTTATTGTTGCCATG GGGTCATCAAGATCTGGCATCCTGGGAGAGGCCACTGTTAGTTTGACCAGCTATATGAGTTCAGGTGCTGCTATTCCACTTTCAATCCCACTGAATAAGTGCAACCATGGGACAGTTTTGCAT GTAACTGTGCAGTGCCTTACACCAAGAACGAAACTCAG GGATCAAGAATCAAGTGAGACAAAATTCCATTTGAAGGCCATCAATGAAAGTAATTATGATCTGTCTGTCAAGTCCAATGAATCAGATTGTTCAAATGTACAGAGTGTTGAATCTTCCTCTGTTGAAGATTTCGACTCTATCTTATCCCCCGGAGAAATTGAGACAATG GCAACAAGCTTCTCTGGATCTGTATCAAACTGCAGCCATAACTCAACTGAGGGTTCCACAGGAAGGGGAAATATCTCCCCATCTATCAGTGATGGGCAGAGCCCGACTGCAAGACAAGATTCAACCAGTTCCCAGAAAAGTGTATCCCATCACAATTATCCTGTGAATGATACTTCTCAGCCAAATAATTCATCATTTAATTCCCAGAATATGCAACACATTGGTGCATTATCTTCTAAGAAGACCAATGCTTCTAATAACCGTCTGGAAGCTGCAGGGGACACAAGTGAAGAGCTACGGGCAGAAGCAAAGATGTGGGAGATGAACGCCCGAAAGCTAATGGGTGATTTGGACATGTTGAGGACAGAATTCTCAGATCAATCCAAAAAACTGGCTGGTATAGAAATGGACCTTTCAGCGACACAGGTAGAGCGTGATGGTTTGAAAAAAGAAGTTGAACAGTTAAAATTGTCATTTGAGGATCCAGTAGTGAGACAGAAAGCATTGGAAGATTCAGTGTCTCAAGTTGAAGGTATTCCAGAAATTGAAAATGCTCTAAAAGAGGAACTGAAGTTCGAAAAAGAATCCAATGCCAACTTGTCTTTGCAACTGAAGAAAAGCCAAGAAGCAAATATAGAGCTTGTTTCTGTTCTCCAGGAGCTGGAAGAGACCATAGAACAGCAGAAAGTTGAGATAGAAAACCTTTCATCATTACCCTTAAAATTCAGTGATCTAGATAAATCTTTCCAACAAAGTatagaaggaaacaaacacttAATGCAACAACTAGAACAATTGGAGGAATCGAAGAAAAGTCTGCTGGTCAAGGTGCAAGAGCTGGAAGGGACCTTAGAGGATAAAATGCGAGGCACTGAACATGCGAAGATTCAAAACAACAGAACACTTTCAGATATTGAAATGGAATATGAAAGCAAATTATCTGCTAAAGATAAAGAAATTTCAAGTTTGAAAGCAAAGCTATTTGATTCTATCCCCGAAAGTTGTAATAATGTGGAGACTGTGTCCAGAAATTTAGGTGATACAGATCTTTTGAGAGAAATCGAAGCACTGAAAGAGAAAGTTCGGGAACTTGAGATGGACTGCAATGAGCTGACAGACGAAAACCTTGAGCTCGTTTTCAAGCTAAAAGAAGCAAAGAAAAATTCGAAAGATGGTGGTGCATCTGAAGACCTTTTGTCAGacaagctcaaagatcaatcttCTACTAGCTTGGGGTCTGAGGTAAGCAACAATTTATTTCGAATATTCCATTCAGAAGACATGGTCCAGGCGAAAAAGGACATCAAGATTAGTAATGATGATCATTTTTCTATTCAAGAGCTTGAGACTTCAAAATTAGCTCTAGAAGTCCGAATCACAGATTTGAATAAGGAACTGACTAATAAAACATCTGTGATAGGAAATCTTGAGGCTAATTTATCacataaagaaaaggaaattggGGTTCTGCAGAAGCTGCTAAGTGAGTTGGAAGCCAATGTTTATCATCTTGAACAGGAAAAAAGTCAACTAGAGAAACACATGGATAccttgataaaagaaaataagcatGAACTGGAGCTTCACATATTAGACATAGAACAGGAAAAACAACAATTGTCAATTCGTGTTTCTGTTTTAGAAGCTCAGTTGAGAGATTTGACAAATGAACAAGAGTTTCGTTTATCAGAACTAGAGAACTCTAGATCACAAGCTGCAAGACTTCAAGAGAAGATTATGGAGATGCAGTCTGAGATAGATTCTTCAACAGAAGacttgaaacaaaaattaatggtGGCAAAAATTCACTGGTCAGAAGCACAAGAAGAATGTGAATATCTAAGAGGAGCAAATCAGAAGTTACAAATTACCATTGAGGATCTTGCAGAAGAATGCAGTTCTTTCGAGAAGCTAAATGGAGATTTGAAGCAGCAAAACTTGAAGCTAGAGGGATATTGCTCCCATATGGAAGCCAGGTTGAGGGAATCAGATGAAAGATTTTCCAAGTGCTCTGAAGGAGTGGAACTCTTGGAaaagaaatttgatttaaaGCTGGAAGATATTGCATCAAAAGAAAAGCATCTAACTTCAGATTTAGatggttttttttatgaaaatcggAAACATATGGAGCAGGCTCAAGTCTTGTTGAATCAGATGCAAATGGAGATGATGGTAGAAACTCAGAACCTTGAATTAGAAGTTGAGAAACTCAGTCTGAAACTTTCAGCAGCGCATGATGAGAAAGAGAGAATAGCTTCCAATGCTATGCTTGAAGTATCCACATTACGTGCTGATAAAGCCAAACTGGAATCTGCTTTTGAAGAAGCTCAATCTAAAGTGAGTTTGGCTAAGAAAGAGGTTGATATGATACAGTCTCAATATGAACAAAAGCTGGAAGACCTAACAACACAGCTTGccgaatacaaaattaaaatggaaatgCTGATGACTGAACATGAAAAGTTGTTGAAGCTGGTGGAAGACTACAAATCAAGAGAGCTAAAATTCAAAAGTACTATAAATGCCCTTGAATTAAAGCTAACAGTCACTGAATATGAAAGACAACAAGTCATGGATGAATCTGGAATTTTAAAGGTTCAGTTGCAGCAGACCCATCAATTTGAAAATGAGATTATAGCTCTAAAGAATGAGCTCGATGCTTCTAATTCCGAGAAAGAGAGACTGGAAGCCTCATTGTGCCTAACATCTGAACTATGTGAAGATCTGAAGGCAGAGAAGATATCATCTGGACTAAAGATATTAGCCTTGGAGCAGGCTGCGTCTGAATTGGAGGACTGCAAGAAAACTAGAGCGTCCCTGGAAGAAAAACTTCTGCAGTTGGAGAATGACTTGAAGGCAAAAGAAACAAGATGTGCCCAGGATACTGAACTCAGTCACAGCAAAAGAATAAACAGGCAGCATCAACAGACCATACAACTGCTTGAACAAGAAAAAGCTGAGTTCCAGACAAAAGCCCAAGTCCTTgaagaagaattgaagctgaTCAAGGAACAAAAGAGAAATCAAGTTTCAAAGTTAAACAGGAAAATTTTACCTGTTCACGATGATCTGAAGGCCTCAAAA AACCCTGTGGTGAAAAATACCATTCAATATCGCAGTAATAGGAGAAAGTCATTAAAGAATGACAGAGAAGTCATGAAAGATCAGCAGGACCCTGGTTACAGCATCAAACATCAGAGTGAG GTAGAAACTGAACTTGGACTTCTTGATGAAAATGTTCATGCTGTTGAAGTAGATCCACTACCAAAGACTCAATTGGTTGAGAATGAActagcaaaagaaaaagaagtcaaGAACATTTATGAAGTTCAGTTCGACAG GTCGCCATCTCAAGACCGAAACAACCAAGCAAATGGCCCAGTAAAACCAATGGCTGAGGAACTAGTGactaaagaaaaatttgaacGTACAAAATCTATGCTAGAGGCAGAGTTAAGAGATATTCAGGAGCGCTACTTCCACATGAGCCTTAAATATGCTGAGGTGGAAGCTGAGCGTGAAGAACTTGTGATGAAGCTCAAGGCAACCAGGAAAAAAGGATGGCTTTCGTAG